One Ricinus communis isolate WT05 ecotype wild-type chromosome 1, ASM1957865v1, whole genome shotgun sequence DNA window includes the following coding sequences:
- the LOC107261361 gene encoding L-type lectin-domain containing receptor kinase SIT2, whose product MFATFKMLFVLLITFVFSKHLSFAQDQNQFIYHGFNESNLNLSGLANVHPNGLLELTNITYLKVGRAFFQLPLKFNKSSFSTNFVFAIDPERLPLGETPGLGGHGFAFTISPSMEFPGALATQYFGLFNSTSNGLFSNHLVAIEFDTIQTLDCGDINNNHVGIDVNGVTSNVSAPAAYFSDKEYKNLTLISGKPMQVWIDYDEVQMILNITLAPITVMKPEKPLLSTTIDLSLILLDSMYVGFSSSTGSMASYHYILGRSFNKSGPAQSLDTSKLPSLPLAPPSPSLPVTPPAPPPSLPAPPSHPPKKLIITASSIVAGVVLIAIFGTLYILKRKKFEELREDWEKEYGPQRFSYRDLYKATKAFKDKELLGFGGFGKVYRGVLPSSNTQVAVKKFSHDSQQGMKEFIAEIVSMGRLRHRNLVQLLGYCRRKGELLLVYDYMPNGSLDKFLFQNDTPNLNWVQRYQILRGVASALLYLHEEWEQVVLHRDVKASNVMLDADLSGRLGDFGQTTCVVGTVGYLAPEVSRTGRVTTGSDVFSFGTLMLEMACGRKTIEPQKPAGEVILVDWVLESWKNGVLLEISDPRLEGKYMMEEMELVLKLGLLCAHPTPTARPTMRQVVQYLDGKAALPDIPLDSPRPGLVIFNQEAAQDCISQSPASNEYSSLSITASVLNRGR is encoded by the coding sequence ATGTTTGCAACGTTTAAAATGCTGTTTGTTCTCCTGATTacttttgttttctcaaagcACTTAAGCTTTGCTCAAGATCAAAATCAGTTCATCTACCATGGATTCAATGAGTCCAACCTGAATCTGAGTGGGCTTGCAAACGTACACCCCAATGGTCTCTTAGAGTTAACAAATATTACATACCTCAAAGTGGGTCGTGCTTTCTTTCAGCTGCCTCTCAAGTTCAACAAGTCTTCGTTTTCTACAAACTTTGTTTTCGCCATTGATCCTGAGAGACTTCCCCTTGGTGAGACACCTGGTCTTGGTGGCCATGGCTTTGCCTTCACTATCTCCCCTTCTATGGAGTTCCCAGGGGCACTGGCGACACAGTACTTTGGACTCTTTAATTCGACAAGCAACGGCCTGTTTTCAAACCATCTTGTTGCCATTGAGTTTGATACTATACAAACTCTTGATTGTGGAGACATTAATAACAACCATGTCGGAATTGATGTGAATGGCGTGACATCAAATGTATCAGCACCAGCAGCATACTTTTCAGACAAGGAATATAAGAACTTAACGCTCATAAGTGGGAAACCTATGCAGGTATGGATAGATTATGATGAAGTGCAGATGATACTCAACATAACACTAGCTCCTATAACGGTCATGAAACCCGAAAAGCCTCTCCTGTCAACAACTATTGATCTTTCTTTAATCCTGTTGGATTCTATGTACGTTGGTTTTTCTTCATCTACTGGATCCATGGCAAGCTACCATTATATTCTCGGTCGGAGCTTCAACAAAAGTGGTCCAGCTCAAAGTCTTGATACGTCAAAGCTTCCTTCACTTCCTTTAGCTCCTCCATCTCCTTCACTTCCTGTAACTCCTCCAGCTCCACCTCCTTCACTGCCTGCACCGCCTTCACATCCGCctaaaaagttaattattaCGGCCTCATCCATTGTGGCAGGTGTTGTGCTGATTGCTATATTTGGAACACTCTATatattgaaaaggaaaaagtttGAAGAATTGCGTGAAGACTGGGAGAAAGAATATGGCCCTCAAAGATTCTCTTACAGGGACCTTTATAAAGCAACTAAAGCATTCAAAGACAAAGAACTTCTAGGATTTGGGGGTTTTGGGAAGGTGTACAGAGGAGTATTGCCTTCTTCAAATACACAAGTAGCAGTCAAGAAGTTTTCCCATGATTCCCAACAAGGAATGAAGGAATTTATTGCTGAAATTGTCAGCATGGGAAGGCTAAGGCATAGGAATTTGGTTCAACTTCTAGGCTATTGCAGGCGAAAGGGAGAGCTGCTCTTGGTATATGATTATATGCCTAATGGGAGCCTTGATAAATTCCTATTTCAGAATGACACGCCGAACCTGAATTGGGTTCAACGATATCAAATCCTGAGAGGAGTTGCATCTGCCCTTCTTTACCTCCATGAAGAATGGGAACAAGTTGTTCTGCACAGAGATGTGAAAGCTAGCAATGTTATGTTAGATGCTGATCTTAGCGGAAGGTTAGGAGATTTTGGACAAACAACCTGTGTGGTTGGAACCGTTGGATATCTTGCGCCAGAGGTTTCAAGAACAGGAAGGGTCACAACCGGCAGtgatgttttttcttttgggacACTTATGCTAGAAATGGCTTGTGGAAGGAAGACTATAGAGCCACAAAAACCAGCTGGAGAGGTGATTTTGGTAGACTGGGTCCTCGAAAGTTGGAAAAATGGGGTACTACTTGAGATAAGTGACCCTAGATTGGAAGGCAAATATATGATGGAGGAAATGGAATTGGTTTTGAAGCTAGGCCTGCTCTGTGCTCACCCTACACCAACAGCTAGACCAACCATGAGGCAAGTGGTGCAATATCTAGATGGAAAAGCTGCCTTACCAGACATACCATTGGATAGCCCTCGTCCTGGTCTGGTCATATTTAACCAGGAAGCAGCTCAAGATTGCATTTCGCAGTCCCCTGCATCTAATGAGTACTCAAGCTTGTCAATCACTGCCTCAGTCCTCAACCGTGGTCGCTGA
- the LOC8284117 gene encoding L-type lectin-domain containing receptor kinase IV.2: MFSVFRLLLIVLLNSVFLKHSGFAQDRNQFIYHGFNESNLNLNGIAKIHPNGLLELTNISYYQIGRAFFPFPLKFDKSSPKNAESLSFSTSFVFAIDPEIPTLGGHGLVFTISPTVEFIGALGIQYLGLFNSSTNGRDSNHVFAVELDTIWTPDFRDINDNHVGIDVNGLISNASASATYFSDNQNKSLELISRSPMQVWIDYDAVEKLLNVTLAPITSKKPEKPLLSTTIDLSIVLLDSMYVGFSSSTGSMASYHYILGWSFNRSGPAQSLDMSKLPSLPPKPKSGKKPNLRIMIPLITASIVLITIFGAVYIKRKKYEELHEDWEQEYGPQRFSYRDLYRATKGFQDKELLGSGGFGKVYKGVLPSSNTQVAVKQFSHGSQQGMKEFVAEIASMGRLRHRNLVQLLGYCRRKRELLLVYDYMPNGSLDRFLFQNDTLNLNWVQRHQILKGVASALLYLHEEWDQVVLHRDVKASNVMLDAELKGRLGDFGLAKFYDHGSLPQTTRVVGTIGYLAPEISRTGRFTTSSDVFAFGTLILEVACGRKTIEPERPPREVILVDWVLECWKKGVILDTSDPELQGKYMAEEMEFVLKLGLLCAHPAPAVRPTMRQVMQYLDGKADLPDIPLNSPRTGLVLVNQNEAEDCILSSVASYEYSSLSITASVLSTGR, translated from the coding sequence ATGTTTTCAGTGTTCAGGTTGCTGCTTATTGTACTTCTCAATTCTGTTTTCTTGAAACACTCAGGATTTGCTCAAGATAGAAACCAGTTCATCTACCATGGCTTCAACGAATCCAACCTGAATCTCAACGGGATTGCAAAAATTCACCCCAATGGCCTATTGGAGTTAACAAACATTTCATACTACCAAATTGGCCGTGCTTTCTTTCCGTTCCCTCTCAAGTTCGATAAGTCTTCACCCAAAAATGCTGAGTCTCTCTCATTTTCTACCAGTTTCGTTTTTGCCATTGATCCTGAGATTCCTACTCTTGGGGGCCATGGGCTTGTTTTTACTATATCTCCAACTGTGGAGTTTATAGGGGCTCTGGGGATACAATACTTGGGACTCTTTAATTCATCAACCAATGGCCGGGACTCAAACCATGTCTTTGCTGTTGAGCTTGACACTATATGGACTCCTGATTTTAGAGACATCAATGACAACCATGTTGGGATTGATGTGAATGGCTTGATATCTAATGCATCAGCCTCAGCAACATACTTTTCAGACAATCAAAACAAGAGCTTAGAGCTCATAAGTAGAAGTCCAATGCAGGTGTGGATAGATTATGATGCTGTGGAGAAGTTACTGAATGTAACACTAGCGCCTATAACAAGCAAGAAGCCAGAAAAGCCTCTCTTGTCAACAACTATTGATCTTTCTATAGTACTCTTGGATTCTATGTATGTTGGTTTTTCTTCATCTACAGGATCTATGGCAAGCTATCATTATATTCTTGGTTGGAGCTTCAACAGAAGTGGGCCCGCACAAAGTCTTGATATGTCAAAGCTTCCTTCCCTTCCACCGAAACCAAAATCAGGTAAAAAAccaaatttaagaattatgaTCCCGTTGATAACAGCAAGTATTGTTCTAATCACAATCTTTGGAGCTGTCTATATAAAGAGGAAGAAATATGAAGAATTGCATGAAGATTGGGAACAAGAATATGGCCCGCAAAGATTCTCTTACAGAGATCTCTACAGAGCAACAAAAGGATTCCAAGACAAAGAACTTCTGGGATCTGGGGGTTTTGGAAAGGTTTATAAAGGAGTTTTACCTTCTTCCAATACACAAGTTGCAGTCAAGCAGTTTTCCCATGGTTCCCAACAAGGAATGAAGGAATTTGTAGCTGAAATTGCCAGCATGGGCAGGCTACGACATAGGAATCTGGTTCAGCTTCTAGGCTATTGCAGGCGAAAGAGAGAGCTGCTCTTGGTATATGATTATATGCCAAATGGGAGCCTTGACAGATTCCTATTTCAGAATGATACACTAAACCTGAATTGGGTTCAACGACATCAGATCCTGAAAGGAGTTGCATCTGCTCTTCTTTACCTCCATGAAGAGTGGGATCAAGTTGTTCTACACAGAGATGTGAAAGCTAGCAACGTTATGTTAGATGCTGAACTTAAAGGAAGGTTAGGAGACTTTGGATTAGCTAAATTCTATGATCATGGATCACTTCCACAAACAACACGTGTTGTTGGAACTATAGGATATCTTGCACCAGAGATTTCAAGAACTGGCAGGTTCACAACCAGCAGTGATGTTTTTGCTTTTGGAACACTTATACTGGAAGTGGCTTGTGGAAGGAAGACTATAGAGCCAGAAAGACCCCCCAGGGAAGTGATTCTGGTAGACTGGGTTCTTGAATGTTGGAAAAAAGGTGTCATTCTTGACACAAGCGATCCTGAATTGCAAGGTAAGTATATGGCGGAGGAAATGGAATTTGTTTTGAAGCTAGGCCTGCTTTGTGCTCACCCTGCGCCAGCAGTCAGGCCTACTATGAGGCAAGTGATGCAATATCTAGATGGAAAGGCCGACTTACCAGATATACCACTGAATAGTCCTCGTACAGGGTTGGTCCTAGTTAACCAGAATGAAGCTGAGGATTGCATTTTATCATCTGTAGCATCTTACGAGTACTCTAGTTTGTCTATCACTGCCTCAGTCCTCAGCACTGGTCGCTGA